Below is a genomic region from Longimicrobiaceae bacterium.
GGGACGTCGGGGCCTTCGCGGTGCACGCGGACCAGCCCAGGACGCTGTACGCTTCCTTCGCTGACGAGGGAATCTACCGGAGCGAGGACGCGGGCGAGACGTGGACGCGCATGGATAGTGGCCCCGGCGCTCCGATCCTGCAGTTCCTCCACTCGGACATGGAGGGCAGCATGCAGTCGGGCTGGCTCTTCGCGGCGACGCCCGAGGGCGTACGGCGTTCGATGGATTGCTTCTGCGGCTGGAGGCCCACGGGAGAGCTCCCGGAGGGTGAGATCTTCGACGTAGCCTACGATCCGACGCAGCCGAAGCGCGTTTATGCGAGCACGGTCGAGGGTCTCTTCCGGAGCACCGATGGCGGCGAGAGCTGGGAGCGCGTTTCCGCGGAGCCGATCCTCCCGGCGCTCGCCGTCGATGCGGCCGGGACGCTGTACGCGGCCGACCGGGAGGGTGCGGTTCTCCGGAGCGCAGACCAGGGGAGCAGCTGGGAGCGTCTCCGTGCGTAAGTCGACGGTCGCCGGTCTCACGGGGGTGTCCCTCCTGCTCTCCGCCTGTGGGCGGGGCCGGGACGGCCCACCCCCC
It encodes:
- a CDS encoding YCF48-related protein — protein: MKNRIRAHLRNFGASALLLGGLAACGGDAGEAGVLPEGAPQGEIAALEYDAAGGRLLKAYPQALYASADGGATWKPIPLPASVRQGRLSAVAAADSGRVLYAAGPGVGVLQSTDGGKTWIPRSGELPSRDVGAFAVHADQPRTLYASFADEGIYRSEDAGETWTRMDSGPGAPILQFLHSDMEGSMQSGWLFAATPEGVRRSMDCFCGWRPTGELPEGEIFDVAYDPTQPKRVYASTVEGLFRSTDGGESWERVSAEPILPALAVDAAGTLYAADREGAVLRSADQGSSWERLRA